Proteins co-encoded in one Octopus bimaculoides isolate UCB-OBI-ISO-001 chromosome 9, ASM119413v2, whole genome shotgun sequence genomic window:
- the LOC106881703 gene encoding zinc finger protein 239: MENELREKAVKRKTENKKTHFPKVILKGVGKASYHCDVCNKTFSLKGNLTTHKRIHTGEKPYHCSICAKSFSQRSSLTTHRRIHTGEKPYHCDICDKSFSVIGNLTTHIRSHTGEKPYHCVICGKSFSGSSDLTIHKRIHTGEKPYRCYVCGKSFAGNRDLTTHKRIHTGEKPYHCDICGNLFTQRSSLNTHLHIHSGVKPYHCDTCGKSFSAPGNLTTHKRTHTGNKPFNCDICGRSFSRNSDLTTHIRIHTG; encoded by the coding sequence atggaaaatgaattaCGTGAGAAAGCGGTTAAACGTAAAACTGAGAATAAAAAGACTCATTTTCCAAAAGTGATTCTAAAAGGAGTAGGAAAAGCATCATATCACTGCGATGTCTGTAACAAAACATTCTCTCTAAAAGGTAACCtcactactcacaaacgtattcatacaggtgaaaaaccatatcactgttcTATCTGtgctaaatcattctctcaaagatcCAGCTTAACTACTCAtagacgcattcatacaggagaaaaaccgtatcactgtgatatctgtgataaatcattttctgtaATAGGTAACCTTACTACTCATATAcgtagtcatacaggagagaaaccatatcactgtgttatctgtggtaaatctttctctggaAGTAGTGATTTAACTattcataaacgcattcatactggagagaagccatatcgctgttatgtctgtggtaaatcttttgcTGGAAATCGTGACTTAACAACTCACaagcgtattcacacaggagaaaaaccatatcactgtgatatctgtggtaactTATTTACGCAAAGATCTAGTTTAAATACTCACTTACATATTCATTCAGGAGTAaagccataccattgtgatacatgtggtaaatcattctctgcaccAGGTAACTTAACTActcataaacgtactcatacaggaaaCAAACCATttaattgtgatatctgtgggagaTCATTCTCTAGAAATAGTGACTTAACTACCCatatacgcattcatactggGTAG